The genomic DNA TAGAAAATTTTGCCCGGGCAGCTGAACTTCTTCATGATGCTGACTTTATCCATGCCATGCCAGGTGCCAGATTTCTGGCTCTGTTAGACAGTACCTGGCCCATGGCCATTGTTGAACTGCAAAACTGGATCAATTCCACTGCCTCTGTTGAACATTTTGACCAGACAATAAACCTTACCCCATCCCTGAGCTCCAGACTGCTTACCAGTCAATTTCAATCAGAACATAAACTGGGCTTTTTTCTGGATGAACTGGGCTTTGGATGCTACTCTAACAATTGGGCGGCATTCCTGCAGGCCTCATCAGCGCACAGGGGAAGCAGTCCCTTTAATATTGTTGACATGTTTGTCAGGTCTGCCCACCTTCCAACCCAAAAAACAAAACTGAAAATCAAAGCCCCGGATAAAGAGCTCATCAGCCAGATGAGGAATGAACTTTCCACAAAAACCCAGAGAAATAACTTTGCCGGGTATGTGGCTTTCCAGCTTGGTGCCAGTGATGACAAAAGACGTTGGCCTGTTGAGTACTTTGCCCTGCTTGGAGAAATGCTTTGTAAAGAATTAAACCTTTGCCCAGTTCTTCTGGGAACGAAATCCGAGCAGCACCTTGCTCAAAAATATGAAAATCTTTCCCAGGCACCCCATATCAGTCTCACAGGACAGACCTCTTTGCAGGAATTGTCCGCCACTCTTTCCCTGTGCAAACTTTTAGTGACCAATGATACCGGCACAATGCACCTGGCCGCCGGCCTCGGAGTAAGAAGCGCAGCTTTTTTTCTGGCCACAGCCCAGCCCTGGGATACAGGCCCTTATCTTGACAACTGTCTTTGCCTTGAACCGGACATGAACTGTCATCCATGCTCATTTTCTCATACATGTGATACTGGGTTTTCATGTCGAAAGGCCATATCTCCTGAAACTGTTTTCAAAGCCATTACCCATTACATATCTACAGGCGAGTGGAGAAAAATGGAGGGTCAAGGAGCAAAAGTCAGGGCTACCTGCCTTGAAAATGATCTGTATACCTTACGCCCGTTAAACCCTGGGGCGCAGAACAACTATTCCCTGTGGATGTCCACCCAGAAACACTTTTACAACCTCTTTCTGAATGATGAAGCTCTGACGGTTCCCAAAGATACTACCCGACCGGAAAAAGATTACTGTCAGAATATTGTTGAGCATATCAATAGCATCCTGCCTCTGCTCAACCTGGCAGCCCAGCAGGCCAATGTTCTGAAAAAAGTTGCCGCACCTGCTGTCAAAAAAAAGTTTCTTTCCACCTGGCAGAGACTGAGCCATATCCTTTCCCAAAGCTCTTACTTTCCAGTATTGGGACTATTATGGACCCATCAGTCCCAGGCTGCCTCATCCAATCTTGAAGAGATCATTGCTCTTTGCCAGAGGTATGAAAAACTTTTGCAAAAGCTGAACAATTTTCTCAGAATGTAGTTATGCCTCTTGTTTTGCTCCCTCTGCCCGCTGACCTGGCACATTAATTGAATAGAGTATATCAAATCTTATTTTGCAGAAAAAAATTCCCATATTTAAGTTCAAAGATCACAGGAGGTCATAATGATCGTAATCGACGGAAAAACTACAGAGCTGAATGTTAAAAATTACAACAACCTTGAGGATCTTCTTGTAAACGTAATGGGAAACGACATGTTCAATCAGCGTGTTGTTACCGATGTTCTTGTTGACGAAGAAGCATTTTCAGAAATCTATCCCCACCAGGCAGAAGATATTGAGACAGATGAATTCAGCAAAGTGGAAATCAAGACCATGGATACTACAAACATGGCCATTAACATCACTCGTGAGCTTTACAAGGTTGTTACCTTGATGTCCAAGGGAGGCAGCCAGGTAGCTGAATATTTCCGTCAGGCTGATGATGCTGAAGCCCTTGATATGTATCAGGATCTGCTTGAAGTAACCAGAGACTTCATAGGCATGGTAGGCGCTTTGAAGGAAGGCTTTCAACTTAAAGACAGCTCCAGAATGGATAAAGCAGTAGAAAGGTTATCAGAACTTTTCAGCGAAATGATTGAGGTTCAGGAAAATGAAGACTGGGTTCTTTTGTCTGATCTTCTGGAGTATGAGTATCTGCCTCTTGTGGAAAGCTGGAAAAAAATAATTGCAGACTTTC from Desulfonatronovibrio magnus includes the following:
- a CDS encoding glycosyltransferase family 9 protein, translating into MNTARNQRHALLINLTRFGDLIQSQPVLSKLKDQGLVTHLVCLENFARAAELLHDADFIHAMPGARFLALLDSTWPMAIVELQNWINSTASVEHFDQTINLTPSLSSRLLTSQFQSEHKLGFFLDELGFGCYSNNWAAFLQASSAHRGSSPFNIVDMFVRSAHLPTQKTKLKIKAPDKELISQMRNELSTKTQRNNFAGYVAFQLGASDDKRRWPVEYFALLGEMLCKELNLCPVLLGTKSEQHLAQKYENLSQAPHISLTGQTSLQELSATLSLCKLLVTNDTGTMHLAAGLGVRSAAFFLATAQPWDTGPYLDNCLCLEPDMNCHPCSFSHTCDTGFSCRKAISPETVFKAITHYISTGEWRKMEGQGAKVRATCLENDLYTLRPLNPGAQNNYSLWMSTQKHFYNLFLNDEALTVPKDTTRPEKDYCQNIVEHINSILPLLNLAAQQANVLKKVAAPAVKKKFLSTWQRLSHILSQSSYFPVLGLLWTHQSQAASSNLEEIIALCQRYEKLLQKLNNFLRM